The following proteins come from a genomic window of Sorghum bicolor cultivar BTx623 chromosome 3, Sorghum_bicolor_NCBIv3, whole genome shotgun sequence:
- the LOC8078156 gene encoding 60S ribosomal protein L22-3 → MARGVAVGAKGGAKKKGSVTFTIYCTKLVEDKIKEISTLEKFLQERIKVAGGKAGNLGEGITVTRDKTKVTVTSDGPFSKSVILWHHILSLMQRWFLILKEVNNWKVSQGEGYANMLTYCRLGTISASMTS, encoded by the exons ATGGCGCGCGGCGTGGCGGTTGGGGCGAAGGGCGGCGCCAAGAAGAAGGGCTCCGTCACCTTCACAATCTACTGCACCAAGCTCGTGGAGGACAAGATCAAGGAGATCTCCACGCTCGAGAAGTTCCTGCAGGAGCGCATCAAGGTCGCCGGCGGCAAGGCTGGCAACCTCGGCGAGGGCATCACCGTCACCCGCGATAAGACCAAGGTCACCGTCACCTCCGATGGGCCTTTCTCCAAGAG CGTTATCCTGTGGCACCATATCTTGTCATTGATGCAGAGATGGTTTCTAATCTTAAAAGAAGTCAACAACTGGAAGGTGTCCCAGGGCGAAGGATATGCTAATATGTTGACTTACTGTAGATTAGGAACCATCTCTGCATCAATGACAAGTTAA
- the LOC8060305 gene encoding peroxidase 2, which translates to MKLSAAVLFALVAVQAAVLLATVPSAQASELEVGYYSKKCKGVENVVKWHVIRAIKANRRTGAALVRLLFHDCFVRGCDGSVLLDASSDNPHPEKEARVNIGLAAFDVLEEIKAAVEKRCPGVVSCSDILIYAARDAASALSNGHVHFAVPAGRLDGFVSKADEAQAELPDSTHDVQQLIDNFARKNFTVEELVILTGAHSIGQGHCSSFRGRLSEPSSQITPAYRDLLNYKCSQGSNPPVDNNVRDEDYDVVAKFVAGFTSRVRKIPDFLDNSFYHNNLAKIVTFHSDWTLLTHKEALGHVVEYAENGTLWDEDFSESLLKLSKLPMPAGSKGEIRKKCSVVNHRLY; encoded by the exons ATGAAGCTCTCGGCGGCAGTCCTCTTCGCGCTTGTGGCTGTCCAGGCGGCGGTGCTCCTCGCCACCGTGCCGTCGGCGCAGGCCAGCGAGCTGGAGGTCGGGTACTACAGCAAGAAATGCAAGGGCGTGGAGAACGTGGTGAAGTGGCACGTTATCAGGGCGATCAAGGCCAACCGCCGCACCGGCGCCGCCCTCGTCCGCCTTCTCTTCCATGACTGCTTCGTCAGG GGGTGTGATGGTTCTGTCCTCCTGGACGCTTCCTCCGACAACCCTCACCCGGAGAAGGAGGCGCGGGTGAACATCGGTCTGGCCGCCTTCGACGTCCTGGAGGAGATCAAGGCCGCCGTCGAGAAGAGGTGCCCCGGCGTGGTCTCCTGCTCCGACATCCTCATCTACGCCGCCCGCGACGCGGCCAGCGCCCTCAGCAACGGCCACGTCCACTTCGCCGTCCCGGCCGGCCGCCTGGACGGCTTCGTCTCCAAGGCCGATGAGGCGCAGGCGGAGCTCCCGGACTCCACCCACGACGTGCAGCAGCTCATCGACAACTTCGCCAGGAAGAACTTCACCGTGGAGGAGCTGGTCATCCTCACCGGGGCGCACTCCATCGGCCAGGGCCACTGCTCCTCCTTCAGAGGCCGCCTCTCCGAGCCGTCGAGCCAGATCACCCCGGCGTACCGCGACCTGCTCAACTACAAGTGCTCCCAGGGATCGAACCCGCCCGTGGACAACAACGTCcgcgacgaggactacgacgtGGTGGCCAAGTTCGTGGCGGGGTTCACCAGCCGGGTGCGCAAGATCCCGGACTTCCTGGACAACTCCTTCTACCACAACAACCTCGCCAAGATCGTCACCTTCCACTCCGACTGGACGCTGCTCACGCACAAGGAGGCGCTCGGCCACGTCGTCGAGTACGCCGAGAACGGCACGCTATGGGACGAGGACTTCTCCGAGTCGCTGTTGAAGCTCAGCAAGCTGCCCATGCCAGCCGGAAGCAAGGGCGAGATCAGGAAGAAGTGCAGCGTCGTCAACCACCGGCTATACTAA
- the LOC110434212 gene encoding uncharacterized protein LOC110434212 isoform X2, which produces MRGNNGHGMGISTSASMASMSSKGNLQEESASASNKLGYGQESESEDKDAERERELEVTDVPFRELQHERAYRSLVWAALQPKQPRRRRLTGLAVMFLSRIRKDRESCGKGRPPDRGCRAGRCSVPQP; this is translated from the exons ATGAGAGGCAACAACGGCCACGGCATGGGAATCTCCACCTCGGCCTCCATGGCCTCGATGTCTAGCAAGGGCAACCTTCAAGAAGAATCTGCCAGCGCCTCCAACAAATTGGGCTACGGACAG GAGTCGGAGAGCGAAGACAAGGATGCGGAGCGGGAGCGGGAGTTGGAGGTCACGGATGTGCCCTTCAGAGAGTTGCAGCATGAGAGGGCTTACAGGTCGCTAGTGTGGGCCGCTCTACAGCCAAAGCAGCCACGGAGAAGAAGGCTCACAGGGCTAGCAGTCATGTTCTTGAGCAG GATTCGGAAGGATCGTGAGTCTTGTGGCAAAGGTCGCCCTCCAGATCGGGGATGTCGAGCTGGTCGTTGTTCCGTGCCCCAGCCTTGA
- the LOC8078155 gene encoding peroxidase 5: MSRGSDVMLLLLVALHALLPAIVTDAALQEGFYTSNTNCTVDVEATVVSVVQQFISADRGVGAGLIRLHFHDCFVKGCDGSVLLDRSPANPDPEKASPANGGLRGLEVIQEAKRQLESACPGTVSCADILAFAARDASNILSSGAINYGVPSGRRDGLTSAASDASQSLPPPFAQLDRLTELFAAKGFTQDELVTLSGAHSVGRAHCASFSQRIHPNVSDTMDQEYGAGLQQQCPADAGDDGVAPVDQDQGTPAELDNQYYRNVIDGKVLFNSDWALISDDTTRQMVADNAGNQARWAAKFIDAMRKMGTLDVLTGDQGEVRRFCNVTNSG; encoded by the exons ATGTCACGCGGCTCTGACGTGATGCTGCTGCTCTTGGTAGCCCTCCATGCGCTTCTGCCGGCAATCGTCACTGATGCCGCTCTGCAGGAAGGTTTCTACACGAGCAACACCAATTGCACCGTCGACGTCGAGGCCACCGTGGTGAGCGTCGTCCAGCAGTTCATCTCCGCGGATCGTGGCGTCGGCGCTGGCCTCATACGGCTCCACTTCCACGACTGTTTCGTCAAG GGTTGCGATGGTTCGGTTCTCCTTGACCGGAGCCCTGCCAACCCGGACCCGGAGAAGGCGTCGCCGGCGAACGGCGGCCTCCGCGGGCTGGAGGTGATCCAGGAAGCCAAGCGGCAGCTCGAGAGCGCGTGCCCGGGGACCGTCTCCTGCGCCGACATCCTCGCGTTCGCCGCGCGCGACGCGTCCAACATCCTGAGCTCCGGGGCGATCAACTACGGCGTCCCGTCCGGCCGCCGGGACGGGCTCACCTCGGCGGCGTCCGACGCCAGCCAGAGCCTGCCCCCGCCGTTCGCGCAGCTCGACCGTCTCACGGAGCTCTTCGCCGCCAAGGGGTTCACGCAGGACGAGCTCGTCACGCTCTCCGGCGCGCACTCCGTCGGCCGCGCTCACTGCGCGTCCTTCTCGCAGCGGATACACCCCAACGTCAGCGACACCATGGACCAGGAGTACGGCGCCGGGCTGCAGCAGCAGTGCCCCGCCGACGCCGGGGACGACGGGGTGGCGCCGGTGGACCAGGACCAGGGCACACCGGCCGAGCTCGACAACCAGTATTACAGGAACGTGATCGACGGGAAGGTGCTCTTCAACTCCGACTGGGCGCTCATCAGCGACGACACGACGAGACAGATGGTGGCGGACAACGCGGGAAACCAGGCTCGGTGGGCGGCCAAGTTCATCGACGCCATGCGCAAGATGGGCACCTTGGACGTGCTCACAGGCGACCAGGGCGAAGTGAGACGTTTCTGCAACGTCACCAATAGCGGCTAA
- the LOC110434212 gene encoding uncharacterized protein LOC110434212 isoform X4, which produces MRGNNGHGMGISTSASMASMSSKGNLQEESASASNKLGYGQESESEDKDAERERELEVTDVPFRELQHERAYRSLVWAALQPKQPRRRRLTGLAVMFLSRISDPP; this is translated from the exons ATGAGAGGCAACAACGGCCACGGCATGGGAATCTCCACCTCGGCCTCCATGGCCTCGATGTCTAGCAAGGGCAACCTTCAAGAAGAATCTGCCAGCGCCTCCAACAAATTGGGCTACGGACAG GAGTCGGAGAGCGAAGACAAGGATGCGGAGCGGGAGCGGGAGTTGGAGGTCACGGATGTGCCCTTCAGAGAGTTGCAGCATGAGAGGGCTTACAGGTCGCTAGTGTGGGCCGCTCTACAGCCAAAGCAGCCACGGAGAAGAAGGCTCACAGGGCTAGCAGTCATGTTCTTGAGCAG AATTTCAGATCCGCCCTAA
- the LOC110434212 gene encoding uncharacterized protein LOC110434212 isoform X1 yields MRGNNGHGMGISTSASMASMSSKGNLQEESASASNKLGYGQESESEDKDAERERELEVTDVPFRELQHERAYRSLVWAALQPKQPRRRRLTGLAVMFLSRQSKFEVDKTSIHVKKACVAMLKNVVRHYIKMLKNAEECNPS; encoded by the exons ATGAGAGGCAACAACGGCCACGGCATGGGAATCTCCACCTCGGCCTCCATGGCCTCGATGTCTAGCAAGGGCAACCTTCAAGAAGAATCTGCCAGCGCCTCCAACAAATTGGGCTACGGACAG GAGTCGGAGAGCGAAGACAAGGATGCGGAGCGGGAGCGGGAGTTGGAGGTCACGGATGTGCCCTTCAGAGAGTTGCAGCATGAGAGGGCTTACAGGTCGCTAGTGTGGGCCGCTCTACAGCCAAAGCAGCCACGGAGAAGAAGGCTCACAGGGCTAGCAGTCATGTTCTTGAGCAG GCAGTCCAAGTTTGAAGTGGATAAAACCTCAATCCATGTGAAAAAAGCATGTGTGGCTATGCTGAAGAATGTTGTTCGCCACTACATCAAGATGTTGAAGAATGCTGAAGAATGCAATCCAAGTTAA
- the LOC110434212 gene encoding uncharacterized protein LOC110434212 isoform X3 yields MRGNNGHGMGISTSASMASMSSKGNLQEESASASNKLGYGQESESEDKDAERERELEVTDVPFRELQHERAYRSLVWAALQPKQPRRRRLTGLAVMFLSSVYSISCTCNLVKGSPSLKWIKPQSM; encoded by the exons ATGAGAGGCAACAACGGCCACGGCATGGGAATCTCCACCTCGGCCTCCATGGCCTCGATGTCTAGCAAGGGCAACCTTCAAGAAGAATCTGCCAGCGCCTCCAACAAATTGGGCTACGGACAG GAGTCGGAGAGCGAAGACAAGGATGCGGAGCGGGAGCGGGAGTTGGAGGTCACGGATGTGCCCTTCAGAGAGTTGCAGCATGAGAGGGCTTACAGGTCGCTAGTGTGGGCCGCTCTACAGCCAAAGCAGCCACGGAGAAGAAGGCTCACAGGGCTAGCAGTCATGTTCTTGAGCAG TGTCTACTCAATTTCATGTACTTGTAATCTTGTTAAAGGCAGTCCAAGTTTGAAGTGGATAAAACCTCAATCCATGTGA